CAATCACCACATTTGGGGCTTTTCCTTCTTCCCAAACCACCCAACTTTTCCGTTCCGTTTTCGGTACGCCTAAGACGGCAAAAAAATCGGGGCCGCGAAAGTCTTGGTTTCTGGCTTGTTCGGTACTAAAATAAATAAACATATTGCCACCGATATAGCCATCTTCCCGTTGATCAAGCCAAAATTGGAGGGTATCGAGGAGTAAGTCCATTTGCAGTTTATGGCGTTGGGTTTCCATGGGAATACCATCATCACAGGGAAGTTCATCTTGGGTAGGTGGTAAGGGAATTTCGGGGGTGGAAATAACTGAGGTCATGGTAAGCTCCTAATTTAAACTTCATCAGGGTTAATTCCTAATTCTTTAAGTTTGTTAGCTAATTTTTCGGCTTTAGTTTCTGCTTGTTGAGCTTTAGTTTCTGCTTGTTCCCTCAACTCTCTTTCTGTAGGAAGCAACTCTCCCTCTAAAGTTTCCCAACGCAACCAAACCGTTTCTACTCCTTTATAACTTCCTTGCCATTGTACTAAGGCTAATCCTAATTGTTCTGAAATATAGCGTTGTTTCTCATCTTTTTCTAAGGGTTGATATTCACTTTTTTCTAAAGCAAACCCTGCCCAGTCTTCAGGATTAAACGGATCATACCAGAAGTATTCTGGCACTCGCATTTGATTTTGATAAACCTGTTTTTTGCGCGTTTTATCTTCTTGCTTGGTACTTTCTGATAATAATTCAATCACCACATTCGGGGCTTTTCCTTCTTCCCAAACCACCCAACTTTTCCGTTCCGTTTTCGGTACGCCTAACACGGCAAAAAAATCGGGGCCGCGAAAGTCTTGGTTTCTAGCTTGTTCGGTACTAAAATAAATAAACATATTGCCACCAATATAGCCATCTTCCCGTTGGTCAAGCCAAAATTGGAGGGTATCGAGGAGTAAGTCCATTTGCAGTTTATGGCGTTGGGTTTCCATGGGAATACCATCATCACAGGGCAATTCATCTTGGGTGGGTGGTAAGGGAATTTCGGGGGTGGAAATAACTGAGGTCATGGTAAGCTCCTAATTTAGACTTCATCAGGGTTGATTCCTAATTCTTTGAGCTTGTTAGCTAATTTTTCGGCTTTAGTTTCTGCTTGTTCCCTCAACTCTCTCTCGGTAGGAAGCAACTCTCCCTCTAAAGTTTCCCAGCGCAGCCAAACCGTTTCTACTCCTTTATAACTTCCTTGCCATTGTACGAAGGCTAATCCTAATTGTTCGGAAATATAGCGTTGTTTCTCATCTTTTTCTAAAGGCTGATATTCACTTTTTTGCAGAGAAAAACCTGCCCAGTCTTCAGGATTAAAAGGATCATACCAGAAGTATTCTGGCACTCGCATTTGATTTTGATAAACCTGTTTTTTGCGTGTTTTATCTTCTTGCTTGGTACTGTCTGATAATAATTCAATCACCACATTTGGGGCTTTTCCTTCTTCCCACACCACCCAACTTTTCCGTTCCGTTTTCGGTACGCCTAAGACGGCAAAAAAATCGGGGCCGCGAAAGTCTTGGTTTCTAGCTTGTTCGGTACTAAAATAAATAAACATATTGCCACCAATATAGCCATCTTCCCGTTGATCAAGCCAAAATTGGAGGGTATCGAGGAGTAAGTCCATTTGCAGTTTATGGCGTTGAGTTTCCATGGGAATACCATCATCACAGGGCAATTCGTCTTGGGTGGGTGGTAAGGGAATTTCGGGGGTGGAAATAACTGAGGTCATGGTAAGCTCCTAATTTAAACTTCATCAGGGTTGATTCCTAATTCTTTGAGTTTGTTAGCTAGTTTTTCGGCTTTAGTTTCTGCTTGTTGAGCTTTAGTTTCTGCTTGTTGAGCCTTCGTTTCTGCTTGTTCCCTCAACTCTCTCTCTGTAGGAAGCAACTCTCCCTCTAAAGTTTCCCAACGTAACCAAACCGTTTCTACTCCTTTATAACTTCCTTGCCATTGTACTAAGGCTAATCCTAATTGTTCTGAAATATAGCGTTGTTTTTCATCTTTTTCTAAGGGTTGATATTCACTTTTTTCTAAAGCAAACCCTGCCCAGTCTTCAGGATTAAAAGGATCATACCAGAAGTATTCTGGCACTCGCATTTGATTTTGATAAACCTGTTTTTTGCGTGTTTTATCTTCTTGCTTGGTACTTTCTGATAATAATTCAATCACCACATTTGGGGCTTTTCCTTCTTCCCACACCACCCAACTTTTCCGTTCCGTTTTAGGCACACCTAAGACGGCAAAAAAATCAGGACCGCGAAAGTCTTGGTTTCTAGCTTGTTCGGTACTAAAATAAATAAACATATTGCCACCAATATAGCCATGTTCCCGTTGGTCAAGCCAAAATTGGAGGGTATCGAGGAGTAAATCCATTTGCAGTTTATGGCGTTGGGTTTCCATGGGAATACCATCATCACAGGGGAGTTCGTCTTGGGTAGGTGGTAAGGGAATTTCGGGGGTGGAAATAACTGAGGTCATGGTTATTTCAAGAGATTCAGTTTCTTTACATTATAGATGGTAGAGTAAGTGAAGCATCGGAGGAGATGTCGGAGAAAATTTTATGACAGAAGAAAACAATAATCCAGAAGCCCCCCAACCCACCCCTGAACCGAAACAACCGCAAAAATCTTTCTTGACAAAAATCACGATTCGGATTTTGCGAGGAATCATTAATCGTTTGGAAAACACAGTGCAGAAGTTAGAAGCCCCTCCTACGCCACAAGCGGAAACCGCAAGCCAAGAAGGGGAATCGCAAGTGACTGCTACCACAGAGGAAACGCAGTCAGAAGCAGCCCAACCTGCATTAGAAGAATTACGGGGATGGGATAAAATTTTACGGCGAGTGCGCGATCGCGCTCCTTTGACACAATCTCTTCCTGATTGGTTCTTAACAACAGTTTTAGTGGGAGGAACTTTAGCAATTGTCTGGGGTGCCGTTGCCATTATTCCCAATCAACTCTTAGACTCCACCTCAACCCCCGATGCAGAAGTTTCAGAAAAACCGCAACCGCCGATTCCGCTGCCTGAAGAAAAACCAGTGGAGTCTCAGCCTGAAGTAACTCCAAAGGAAAAATCTCAACCGAAACCACAGCCAGAAACACAACCAGAAGCTGAACCTGAATTAACCCCAGAACAAGGTTTAATTGCTGCCATTCAAGAACAAGTCTCAGAAATTACCACTCGCTATGCCGAAGGCTTAATTGAGTCTATTGAAGCCAATTTCCGAGATGGTCGCCTGATTATAGCTGTGAGTGAAGACTGGTTTACCTTAAATAAAGATCGTCAAGATAAACTAGCCAAAGAAATGTTAGCGCGATCGCGCCAATTAGACTTTACGAAACTAGTTCTCACCACTCCTGATGGAAAACTTCTTGCTCGTAGCCCAGTGGTTGGGGAAAACATGGTGATCTTACAAAGAGAACAACCTGTTTCCCCTAGCGTCAAAAGTTAACGAGCAGAAGAACGGCGGCGACGACGACGAACGACTTTTTGCGGTTCTTGCTCCTGTTGTTCTGATTGAGAGGAGTCATTTTCCGCCGCCATGGCAAATGATTCAGCAGCTTCTGTCTCTGGAGAAGTTTCACTGACCGAAGATGACTCCGTTGTTTCAATGGCATCACTATTGTGGGAAACCATCGACTCAGGGCTTTTTTCTTTTTCCTGTTGATGACCATTACCCTCATTCACACTAGTGTCTATCTCCTCGGTGGTTCCTTGTTCTTGATTCCCTTCTTGAGGCTCAACTGCATAAACACGAGTCTTACGAGGATCCACCTCTTCATCTAAGCGAACGAGGGGAGATAATCCCATCAAGGCATAAATCTCTTGTTCCCAAGGAGTCATTTCCACCTTGACAGTTTGTTTTGGTTCTTCTCGTTGCGGAGGTCGCGCTCCGGAGCGTCCTTTAGTTTTAATTTCCTTATTGTCTTTATCCCCTTTATTAGATCCCTTATCAGAATCTTTCGTCCCATTATTGCCTTTCAGTTTGACGCTTTTATCCCCTTCAGCGCGATCGCCTTTTGTGGGCACATCAATACTGCGGCGACGGCGACGACGGTTAGTATTATCTCCTCCAGACTCTTGATAACTGGGATGATTTACCAAGGGAGTATCAGTTTCAGGAGTTTTGGCTTCTATTGGGGTAAAATCAGCTATTTCTTGGGGTTCTTTTGCTGGAATCCTGGGGGCAGCGGGAATCCCTGCTACAGGCACAGCAGCAACTGCTTCTTGTTCGCCAGGTAAATGAACTAAATGTCCTAAGCCACCACAAGTGGGACAAGTTTGGCCAAAAATCTCATATAAGCTTTGTCCTTGTCGCTTACGAGTTAACTCAATTAACCCTAATTCAGATAACTGTGAAATTTGTGGACGGGCTTTATCCTTTTTCAACGCCTGTTCAAAGGATTCGAGAACCTTCATTTGATCCTGTCGGGAATCCATGTCAATAAAGTCAACAATAATCACCCCGCCAATTTTCCGTAATAATAACTGACGAGCAATTTCTACCGCTGCTTCACAATTTGTCCAGAGAACCGTCTCCCGAGAAGTCGCTGATCGAGTAAATGATCCTGAATTGACATCAATTACGGTGAGAGCTTCTGTTGGCTCAATAATAATATAACCGCCAGAAGGCAAGTCAACTCTTGGTTTTAGAGCTTCTCGAATCGCGGCATTAACGCGGAAATATTCAAGAATTGGCTGTCTTTCTCGATGATGATCAATTAACACACCATTCGGAATCCGCCCTCCATTCCAACTGGCTAATTGTTGTTTAACTCGTTTTACACCAGCGTTAGAATCAACAACAATGCGGTTGACCTGATTAGTATAAATATCTCGTAATACCCGTTGAATAAAATCATCATCCCGATTGAGTAGAGCTGGTGGAGAAGCAGTATTTGCTGCTTGTTGGATAGACTCCCACTGCTGCTTGAGAGCCTCTAAGTCCTCCATAATCGCTTCTTCCGGTTGCCCTTCCGCTTCCGTGCGAACTAATAGCCCCATTCCTGCAGGTTTAACTAAAATAGCTAAGGCTCGGAGCCGACTACGCTCGCTCTCTTTATTAATTTGTCGTGAAAGATTGACACCCCGTCCATAAGGCATTAAAACTAAATATCGTCCAGGTAAGCTAATATTACCCGTTAAACGTGGGCCCTTATTTCCCGTTGGCTCTTTCATCACTTGCACAAGAGCCTTTTGTTGGGGGGCAACTAACTCAGTAATCGCTCCAGAACTTCGTTTTAATCGCAACGGACCTAAATCTGTAACGTGGATAAAGCCATTGCGTTCTGCATCTCCAATATTGACAAAAGCAGCATCAATTCCAGGGATGACATTCTCTACCACCCCAAGAAAAATATCACCAATTTGTTGATTTCCTGTAGAAACAACAATTTCTTCAATCAGATTTTCGGAAAAAATTGCAGCCGTATGATGTTGCTCGGCAATAATAATTTGTTTTGGCATTCAATTCCCTCAAATTTCTAGCATTATTTGTTACACGCTATGTTGATATTTTCCCCTTGATCAGATGAGTTTGGGTAAATATCGAAGTCTAACCTAATCCCAGATCACCAATAGAAAATCACCTGTAACAAATAAGAAAAGACCAGGCTTTGATATTGGTTGATTAATGGTTACGTTATGATAAGGCTCGGAATGGTTTAGTCAAGCGATTTGACATTATACGGTATCACTTAAAGATACAGCGTAAGGAAACAATGAAATTGATTTTCTATTAACAAGTCTCGAACAAAAAACATGAATAAGTTAACGCAACGGTTAGCACAATCCTGAAAAACAAAGGACTCTGCTAGGTCTGGATTTAATCCTCAGTTTTTTAGCAGTTTCCAATTTCCCTGCTATTCTATCACGAAAGTTTCATTTGATCCCACCTTATGTTGTTTGTCCTTCGTCTTTCGTCCTTCGTCTCTTGTCCTTTGTAACCCAATGACTAATGACTAGAGTCAAGAGGGGAGCAGAATACTCCCCCAATCTCTAGCTAGGGTGGTACTACAGTTTTTTTTAGATGACCGTATCATCAGGAATCGTCGCATTTTTTAGCACGACGACAATGCCACTGCGAATATAGAAACCTTCTTCTTCTCGGTTAGCTTCTTCTACCCGATCTTTATTCATAATTAGGACATTTTTGCCGATACGGGCGTTTTTATCCACGATCGCGCGACGGATTTTCGTATTTTCCCCAATGCCAATGGGAATTTGATTATCTAGTCTGCCACCAGAAGACCTTTCAATATGGGATTCATAGAAATCAGCCCCCATAATCATGCTATTTTCCACAGAACAGCCTTGTTCAATGCGAGTGCGAATCCCAATCACAGAACTGCCAACGGTGCATTCTTTCAAGATACAACCTTCCCCGATAATGGACTCGGTGACTTCACAGTGCAACAGTTTTGTCGGCGGAAGATAACGCGCACGGGTATAAATGGGAGCATCCTTATCATAAAAGCTAAAGGGTGGCTTCGGTTGTAAGGTCAAGGCAAGATTCGCTTTATAGAAGGCTTCAATTGTCCCAATATCTTCCCAATAGTCATTAAACAGATATGCTTGCACTCGATGATTAGGGGCAGCCCCGGGGATAATTTCTTTCCCAAAATCAGTTTGCTCAGGATTCTGCTGTAATAACTTGTTCAAGACTTCTTTCTTAAAAACATAAATCCCCATAGAGGCAATATAGGGCATTTTTTGGGCTTGCTGCTCATCTAACCCCAAAGTGGTTGTATCCACTCGCATTTGTTTGAGCGCATCCCCTTTTGGCTTTTCACTGAAATCAATGATGCGACCAGAATCATCAATTTTCATCAAACCAAAGCTACTGGCTCGTTTTTCGTCAATAGGAATGACAGATAGGGTAATATCAGCATTGGTTTCGCGATGATGCTGAATGAACTTGTCATACTCCATGCGATACAAATGATCACCAGAGAGAATTAAATATTCATCCACATCCCAGTCTTGGAATAGCCACAAGTATTTACGAACGGCATCAGCAGTACCTTGAAACCAATTTGGATTTTCGGGAGTTTGTTGGGCTGCCAACACTTCGGTAAAACCATCGCTAAAGCCAGAGAAGTTGTAGGTTCGGCTAATATGGCGATTTAAGGAAGCGGAATTAAACTGGGTCAACACATAAATTTTTTCCAAGCCTGAGTTGATACAGTTACTCACTGGAATATCAATCAAGCGATACTTTCCAGCTAGCGGGACAGCAGGTTTTGCCCGTAGTTTGGTTAACGGATAGAGACGGGTTCCAGCGCCGCCCCCCAAAATGATACTTAAGACTCTTTTCATAAAATTTTCTCCTGAGTGCCAGAGGCTCCCCCTCAAGTGTAGGACTATGCGGTCAAGGTGGAAAGAGTTAAGATTTTCACTTATTTTGCTAAATTCATGAGGACATCACTTCTACCGTAGCTGTTCTTGCATCTTCTTCCCCTTGAAAAACGAGTTGATTCTCAACACAATCAACGACAATTGTATCGCCAGCATTAAACTGCATTTCTAGAATTTTAGTTGCAATGGGGTTTTCTAACTCTCGCTGAATTGCCCGTTTTAAGGGACGTGCGCCATAAACTGGATCGTAGCCAATATCAACAATATAGTTTTGAGCTGCTTCGGTTAATTTAATGGTTAATTTTTGTTCGGATAAGAGACTTTCTAACCGTCGTAGTTGAATGGTGATAATTTCGCGCAATTCTTCTCGTTTGAGAGCATGGAAGATAATTAAATCATCAATACGATTGAGAAACTCAGGGCGAAAATGCTTCCGCAGGGCTTGTAACACTTTCTTCCGCATTTCTTCATACTGAGAATCGTTTTCGGTCAGTTGTAAAATGTCCTCACTGCCGATATTGCTAGTCATAATAATGATGGTATTGCGGAAATCAATGGTTCGTCCTTGCG
This window of the Euhalothece natronophila Z-M001 genome carries:
- a CDS encoding Uma2 family endonuclease is translated as MTSVISTPEIPLPPTQDELPCDDGIPMETQRHKLQMDLLLDTLQFWLDQREDGYIGGNMFIYFSTEQARNQDFRGPDFFAVLGVPKTERKSWVVWEEGKAPNVVIELLSDSTKQEDKTRKKQVYQNQMRVPEYFWYDPFNPEDWAGFSLQKSEYQPLEKDEKQRYISEQLGLAFVQWQGSYKGVETVWLRWETLEGELLPTERELREQAETKAEKLANKLKELGINPDEV
- a CDS encoding glucose-1-phosphate adenylyltransferase, with protein sequence MKRVLSIILGGGAGTRLYPLTKLRAKPAVPLAGKYRLIDIPVSNCINSGLEKIYVLTQFNSASLNRHISRTYNFSGFSDGFTEVLAAQQTPENPNWFQGTADAVRKYLWLFQDWDVDEYLILSGDHLYRMEYDKFIQHHRETNADITLSVIPIDEKRASSFGLMKIDDSGRIIDFSEKPKGDALKQMRVDTTTLGLDEQQAQKMPYIASMGIYVFKKEVLNKLLQQNPEQTDFGKEIIPGAAPNHRVQAYLFNDYWEDIGTIEAFYKANLALTLQPKPPFSFYDKDAPIYTRARYLPPTKLLHCEVTESIIGEGCILKECTVGSSVIGIRTRIEQGCSVENSMIMGADFYESHIERSSGGRLDNQIPIGIGENTKIRRAIVDKNARIGKNVLIMNKDRVEEANREEEGFYIRSGIVVVLKNATIPDDTVI
- a CDS encoding Rne/Rng family ribonuclease translates to MPKQIIIAEQHHTAAIFSENLIEEIVVSTGNQQIGDIFLGVVENVIPGIDAAFVNIGDAERNGFIHVTDLGPLRLKRSSGAITELVAPQQKALVQVMKEPTGNKGPRLTGNISLPGRYLVLMPYGRGVNLSRQINKESERSRLRALAILVKPAGMGLLVRTEAEGQPEEAIMEDLEALKQQWESIQQAANTASPPALLNRDDDFIQRVLRDIYTNQVNRIVVDSNAGVKRVKQQLASWNGGRIPNGVLIDHHRERQPILEYFRVNAAIREALKPRVDLPSGGYIIIEPTEALTVIDVNSGSFTRSATSRETVLWTNCEAAVEIARQLLLRKIGGVIIVDFIDMDSRQDQMKVLESFEQALKKDKARPQISQLSELGLIELTRKRQGQSLYEIFGQTCPTCGGLGHLVHLPGEQEAVAAVPVAGIPAAPRIPAKEPQEIADFTPIEAKTPETDTPLVNHPSYQESGGDNTNRRRRRRSIDVPTKGDRAEGDKSVKLKGNNGTKDSDKGSNKGDKDNKEIKTKGRSGARPPQREEPKQTVKVEMTPWEQEIYALMGLSPLVRLDEEVDPRKTRVYAVEPQEGNQEQGTTEEIDTSVNEGNGHQQEKEKSPESMVSHNSDAIETTESSSVSETSPETEAAESFAMAAENDSSQSEQQEQEPQKVVRRRRRRSSAR
- a CDS encoding Uma2 family endonuclease yields the protein MTSVISTPEIPLPPTQDELPCDDGIPMETQRHKLQMDLLLDTLQFWLDQREDGYIGGNMFIYFSTEQARNQDFRGPDFFAVLGVPKTERKSWVVWEEGKAPNVVIELLSESTKQEDKTRKKQVYQNQMRVPEYFWYDPFNPEDWAGFALEKSEYQPLEKDEKQRYISEQLGLALVQWQGSYKGVETVWLRWETLEGELLPTERELREQAETKAQQAETKAEKLANKLKELGINPDEV
- a CDS encoding Uma2 family endonuclease, whose translation is MTSVISTPEIPLPPTQDELPCDDGIPMETQRHKLQMDLLLDTLQFWLDQREHGYIGGNMFIYFSTEQARNQDFRGPDFFAVLGVPKTERKSWVVWEEGKAPNVVIELLSESTKQEDKTRKKQVYQNQMRVPEYFWYDPFNPEDWAGFALEKSEYQPLEKDEKQRYISEQLGLALVQWQGSYKGVETVWLRWETLEGELLPTERELREQAETKAQQAETKAQQAETKAEKLANKLKELGINPDEV